The following are encoded in a window of Hyalangium minutum genomic DNA:
- a CDS encoding pyridoxal phosphate-dependent aminotransferase, with protein sequence MRAVSDETTIPAFRSVPRTGVIYVTTEAGRRGYKPGDSEWCNLGQGQPETGELPGAPPRVGKVAVDVADLEYAPVAGLWEVREAIAGLYNRLYRKGMPSQYSAENVSLSGGGRTSLTRAAASLGSVNLGHFLPDYTAYEELLDVFKAFTAIPIMLEGERGYAFTHDDLRREVQGRGLSALLFSNPCNPTGKLVQGDELARWVGVAREQECTLLIDEFYSHYVWTGRPGQLPVESATRYVEDVNKDPVVVFDGLTKNWRYPGWRMTWTVGPKQVIEAVSSAGSFLDGGGTRPLQRAALPLLEEQHVIAETQAINAAFREKRDRFHSRLERLGIRSDRPPDGTFYVWGNLAGLPAPLNDGMSFFRAALEQKIICVPGEFFDVNPGKRRARASRFRQYVRLSFGPSMDVLDKALERLEAMILRHMQSPPQP encoded by the coding sequence GTGCGCGCCGTGAGCGACGAAACCACGATTCCAGCATTCCGCTCCGTGCCTCGCACGGGCGTCATCTACGTCACCACCGAGGCGGGCCGTCGAGGCTACAAGCCCGGAGACTCGGAGTGGTGCAACCTGGGCCAGGGGCAGCCGGAGACGGGCGAGCTGCCCGGCGCTCCTCCGCGGGTGGGCAAGGTCGCCGTGGATGTGGCCGACCTGGAGTACGCCCCGGTGGCGGGACTCTGGGAGGTGCGCGAGGCCATCGCTGGCCTCTACAACCGGCTCTACCGCAAGGGCATGCCCAGCCAGTACAGCGCGGAGAACGTGAGCTTGTCCGGAGGTGGGCGCACCTCGCTGACGCGCGCGGCGGCGAGCCTCGGCTCAGTGAACCTGGGCCACTTCCTGCCCGACTACACCGCCTATGAGGAGCTGCTGGACGTCTTCAAGGCGTTCACCGCCATCCCCATCATGCTGGAGGGCGAGCGCGGCTACGCCTTCACGCACGACGACTTGAGGCGCGAGGTCCAGGGGCGTGGGCTCTCTGCCCTGCTCTTCTCCAACCCGTGCAACCCCACCGGAAAGCTGGTGCAGGGCGATGAGCTGGCGCGCTGGGTAGGCGTGGCGCGCGAGCAGGAGTGCACGCTGCTCATCGACGAGTTCTACTCGCACTACGTCTGGACGGGGCGCCCCGGGCAGCTCCCCGTGGAGAGCGCCACGCGGTACGTGGAGGACGTGAACAAGGACCCCGTGGTCGTCTTCGACGGCCTCACGAAGAACTGGCGTTACCCGGGCTGGCGCATGACGTGGACGGTGGGGCCCAAGCAGGTCATCGAGGCCGTCTCCAGCGCAGGCAGCTTCCTGGATGGCGGAGGCACTCGGCCCCTGCAGCGCGCCGCGCTCCCGCTGCTGGAGGAGCAGCACGTCATCGCCGAGACACAGGCCATCAACGCGGCGTTCCGCGAGAAGCGGGACCGGTTCCACTCGCGGCTGGAGCGGCTGGGCATCCGCTCGGACCGGCCGCCGGATGGCACCTTCTATGTGTGGGGCAACCTGGCCGGGCTGCCTGCGCCGCTCAATGACGGCATGAGCTTCTTCCGGGCCGCGCTGGAGCAGAAGATCATCTGCGTGCCCGGCGAGTTCTTCGACGTGAATCCGGGCAAGCGCCGCGCCCGTGCCTCGCGATTCCGGCAGTACGTGCGCCTGTCCTTCGGCCCGTCCATGGACGTGCTGGACAAGGCGCTCGAGCGGCTGGAGGCGATGATCCTGCGTCACATGCAGTCTCCCCCGCAGCCCTGA